TTAATAAAATCGCTATTATTAAGGCTATTAACATCGAGTTCTAACTGTTTGGCGACATTAGGGTTAATACTGATCAAATAGGGATTTGTTAACGGTTGTGGGGTTACAGAAGTGCCAAATAAACTTGGAAGTTGGCTATAGGTATTGTTAAAGACAAGCTGATCTAGGGATTTCATAGCAATTATATCTGATGGGTTTACGGAATATTATAGAGTGGCTCAACTATTATAGTTAAGTACTTGCATTACTTACATTGTTAAGCATGAACTGTATCGAGTGATGTTATCGCTCAATAGAATAGTATGTTGCTAACTAATATGATTCTTCACTCATTTATACTGATTGAATATTGAAAGGGATCATGATGAATAGCACAAGGAACATGCTTTTATTGAGTACCTCATTAGCTTTGTTTGGCTGTGGTGGTGGCGATGGTGATGAATCAGCACCTCAAGCTAAAGCCGCTGATGATATATATACTTATGCAAATAAGAGTGTGGTTATTTCGTCTTACCATCTTGATCCTAATGGCGACATTGTCGATGTTGCTTGGCAGCAATCACCAAGTGATAACACGGCCGTTGAACTAAAAAAAGTGAACAGTAGTGCGATTTTCACTGTTCCTGATATTAAAAATGATGAAGTATTTAATTTCACTGTGACGGTAACCGATAACGATGGTGAAACTGCATCAGATTCAATTAGTGTTTATGCTAAACCTGCCGAAAAATCCTTATCTCTCGCTTTTGTTGGCTTAGGGGATATAAAGAAAGTTACTAATCAAAAAACTGTTACGCTGACTGGTAATGTTGTATCTGATCATGAAATTAAACAGATCTTAGTAACAAACGGGGCGACCAGTTTATCTACCAATGCTGAAATTGATGAGATGTGGTCAGCAACCATTGATTTAGTTAAAGGTAAAAACGAAATCACGGTAATGGCATTAACTGCAGATGAAGCACAGGTTGAGATTGTATCAACAATTAATTATCACCCTGCAATGGACTTCACTACGCCGTTAACATTAAGCCAAAGCTCTTTTGTGTTAAATGAAGGTGTCGCAACGGTTTATGCTCAGATTGGTACCTCAAATGATAAAGATCCTCAGATCACCTTGCTCGGTGCTGGGGTCAGTTTAGATGAAAGTGCTGACGGTATCGATGATGATGGTATTTATGCTGGCTCTTTTACTTTTAATCCAACCAAGGAAGGTAAGTTCTGTTATCAAGCACACGTGTCTGATAGCGAGGATAATAAATATACATCTGAACCTGCTTGTATTTGGGTATCAGAGAAATATACCTCAGAGCAGGTAACGAAATCAGTCGATATTGCAGATAGTGTTGAAAGCTGGCTAGATGCACAACTTGCGCAAGGTAAAGATATTCATGCATCTGCAAAAAAGGTGGTTGAACAACTTAATGTTCATAAAGATGTGGGTGCTGCGGGTTATACCTATGAAGGTGGCATTTGGTGGGTAAATGAAGACGGTATTTTAGGTCTACATAATCCATTGGTTGAAGATTCAAAATCAGCAAGTCGTAGTGGTGTTGTCGCTCCAGCGCCTGTGGTGAAAGCGTCATTCGAAACCCGTTATTATGATGATGTGATCAACAATCAGCCATCGGCTTATTCCTCTGTATCTGAACCAAATCGTATTCAAAGTTCAAAAGCGGTGATCATCAGCCCATATATTAATAATCCTGATGTATCTGAGTTTAGTAACTTCTTTAATACGGATGATTACTACGGCGTTTGGAAAACCATTAAAGACAGCCAGTCTTGTAAATTATCCCCAGACAGTGAGTTTGTGAACAATGAAACGGTCGGTGTATCGTTAGATAGCTTTAAAGATTTCAGTACCTTTGGTTATATTCACTTTTCTACTCACGGTAATAATTACTTTAACGGATTATTCAAAATCTGGGATGAAAAATGGGGTCCAAGTGATTTTCTAAAAGGGTATTTATCGGTATCTGGTTTATATACCGGGATTGTTTTACCTAAAAATGAAGATGGTACTTATAACCTAGAAGGTTATGAAAGCGATCTTTACATGAAACGTTTAGCAATTGGTGCTGGTGGTTCGTTAATTATTCTTCCTTCGTTCTTTGAACATTATCTGACGACTATGCCTAAGAGCTTAGTGGTGCTTTCTGCTTGTCGCTCTGTTTATAACAACTCATTAGCCAATGTCTTTTTATCAAAAGGCGCGGGTGCTGTGATTGGTTATGATGATTACGTGTTATCAAGCTATGCCAAAAATACTACCAACGCCATTATTAAAGACATGCTTGATAATGATTCAACCCTTATACAAGCCTTTGATACAGCAGTGAATAAACACGGTAAGAGTGATAACAGTGACGATGAAGCATTTCTGCGTATGCGCGGCGCAAAAGATCTAAAACTGGCAACGGGTTCATTTGAAAACCTGAGTTTTGAACAAGGTCAATTAAATGCTTGGGCGAAAAAGGGCGATGGTCGCATTATTACTAACCTTGGTGGCACAACTCCATTAGATGGTAAATTTGTCGGTGTTGTATCAACAGGCTTAGGTTACACCACCGAGCTTGGCAGTATTGAACAATCAGCATGTATTGATAAGAACGTTACAACCTTGAACTTTGATTGGAAGTTCTATTCTGAAGAGTTCTTAGAGTATTGTAATACGGGTTATGACGACTCATTCACCTTAACCTTGTGTGAGTCGGGTACTGATAACTGTTCAAGGTTTGAAACCAGTGTAAATAAATTGTGTGAGAATAAAGATGCGCTGGTTGAATCAGATGTGACATTTGATAAAGGCGGTGTTTATAACACGCAGTGGATCAAAGAACAGCTAGATATCTCAGCCCTTGCCAATAAACGCGTTAATTTAAAAATTGAGGCAGTCGATAAGGGCGATGAAATTTATGATAGTGCAATATTGATTGATAACATCGTTGTTGAATAACGAAATGTAGGTGCGCTGATGTTGAAAGTGTTTTCTGCAAGCGCACCATTATTATTTTTATTGATGCTGACATACGGCTGTAATGTGAAATCCGACGTGATTTATCAGTCAGAGCGTATTGGTAAAGTTACGTATCATCATAAAGATAATAGTGGTTGTGATTTTAAAGATGTTGATAAGACAATTGCTCAATTCTATCGACAAATAGAACGAAGAGAATTGGTGCCGTTAAAAGCAATGTACCAAGAAGATGAGCCTTTTATTGTGAAGATAAAAACACTACCATCGTTGGTGGTTAACAATAATGACACAAAATGGTATATCCCATTAAGCAAAGGCAGTGAATGGGTTTTCGTTAATGTAAACGGTACGGTGAATGTTTTTAAATATCCGGACGTGTTTCGTCAATTATGTGAATAAGAAAAGCCCCATAACTTGAGATAGTGATGGGGCTTAGTTTGGATTAGTTACTTCTTTAAAATTTTCATCGAGCTAATTGCATGCTCAAAACCATCGGCATTATCTTTTCCACCTTTATAGGTATAAGATTTTCCTTGATAGTTAATATCTTCGTAAAAGCGAACTTTCCAGCCTGATGGGATCTTAAATGACACCATTTTGTCGTTAAAATCAGTATCGAAAAAGTTTGGCATATCACGACTGATATTAATCGATTGACCTCTCTGATTCTTCCTACTAAATAGTGTTACTGATTTATGATTGTTGCTTTCATTATTGGCTGATAGTGAAGTCGTAAAACAATTAGCTTCTTGTGCACGACAAAACATATCACTTTGCGATTTTAAGCAGCGTTGTGAAACCTTATAACGTGCTGCATCTTCGGTTCTTGCTGCATCTGCAAAAGTGTCGGTAAATGGAGAGAGGGTGCAGACATAGATTTCATCATTATAATGTTTAGCTGCAAATGCAGGAGAAACACAACCAATCATCAGAGATAAACACAGTAATTTTTTCATTTCGCATCTTAAATAATTTATAACTCATACATTTACCAGACCAATAATAACCCTATAAGTTCGATGAAGTTAAAATATTTACACCTATTTGTGACATTTTGTCGATAAATCCCTCTGCTTGTTGCTCGAATCCTGCCACAGGGCTGGTGGTATCAATTAAAATTGTCAGCTTTTTAATCTCTTCACTTGAGAGCTTTTCTACCATTTGCTCAACAGTGCTAGCAACACAGTGTGATAGTGCTTGTCCTGAAATAAATACTTGATCGTTTTGTTTAACTAATTCAACAAGCTGAGGATCAAATTGGGTATTTTTATCATCAGCTAGTGGGTATTCTGCTTCACAGCCGCCATAGTGTTCAGTATGTGGGTTTTCACCTTTTGAAATACTGATATGTTGCTTATTTGTCTGTTGTTCCCAACGCTGAATCGCTGCCTGAATAGGTGCAACAATATTGTGCCCAGCAGTGCCCATAACACAGTGTGTCGGCCAAATAATAAGGCTATATTTGCCTGCTTGCTCCAGTGACTGGGTGTAAGCAAGTACATGTTCAAGTAGTTCTGGCTTTGTTGGTAGCCATATACCATTAACAATGTCTTGGTGGCTAATTAAGGTAAAAGGGGCTGGGTGTTCACCTGATTTATTTTGCCAATAAACTGCATGAGCAATGTCGTATTCGTTATGACTATCTAGTGTTACCACAATCGAATGGATGTGTTGCTGCTGCTTTTCAATAAAGCTTGCCAGTCTTTGAGCATCGTTCCATGCGCTAGGAACGGGCAGAGCAGGGGCGATAGTTTTTTCTTGGTGTTCTGAATCTAAGGTGAATTGTTCGTTAACTGGAACATCATAGAAGTCATATTGCGGATCAATGATGAGTAACGACGTCATTGGTTGACGCATTGCATGCTCCTTTATGCTTTGGGGGATTGACACAATAATGAGGAAATCATGAGAAAGAATTGAGCTAAATATACGTGGATGAGCGTTAATTGAAAAGAATTATCATCAACATCATAATCAATAAACGTAACTATTTAATTCAGTAATATTTAATCTATTAGTTATTGATACTATTAACTAAAAATTATTTTTTAAAATTCTATCTTGTTAATAAAAATCTAAAAAGGCAATTTGTCATACAAATATTTTCAAGGTATTAGAAATGAAAAACGACCAAATTTTCCAAAACATTTTAGATATTGCTGATGTGAAAATTAATGGTGATCGACCATGGGATATCCAAATTCACAATGAAGCTGTTTTCGATCGGGTATTAAAAGATGGCTCATTAGGCTTTGGTGAAAGCTACATGGACGGTTTGTGGGATTGTGATGCGATTGATGAAATGATCTCCCGTGTTTTACATGCTGGTATTGAAGATAAGCTGGCAACCACCACTAAAATTCAGCTGGGTTTGAAAGCAGGGGCATCAAAGCTTAAGCATCTGTTTAACCCACAAAGTGTTGAGCGTGTTACGAAAGATGTGCCTTTCCACTACGACTTAGGTAATGATTTGTTTGAAGCTATGCTTGATCCTCGAATGACATATACCTGTGCTTACTGGAAAGACAGCGATGATCTTAAATCAGCACAAGAAGCTAAGTTAGATTTAGTCTGCCGTAAAATGGGCTTGCAACCGGGTATGCGATTATTAGATATCGGTTGTGGCTGGGGCAGTTTCATGATGTTTGCTGCTGAAAAATACGGTGTAATTTGTGATGGTTTAACACTATCAAAAGAGCAAGCAGCATTAGGTCAAGCTCGTGCTGATGAAAAAGGCTTACTAGTTAACTTTATTCTTCAAGACTACCGTTTATATCATCCGGAACAGCCTTATGATCGTGTGGTATCAATCGGTATGATGGAGCATGTAGGCCCTGAAAACTATGAAGATTATTTTAAAGCTGCTTACAGTTTCTTAGCCGATGACGGTATTTTCTTACTTCATACTATTGGTAGCCCAAAATCAAAATCTGCTACCGATCCGTGGATTGATAAGTACATTTTCCCTAACGGTGTGATCCCATCAATGGCGCAAATTGGTGCATCAGCAGAAGATTATTTCAACATTGAAGATGTACAAAATATTGGCCCTGATTACGATAAAACGTTAGTGGCGTGGAATGAGAATTTTGAGGCGGCTTGGCCGAAGTTAGCGGATAAATATGGTGAGCGTTTCTATCGTATGTGGCGTTACTATTTATTGTCTTGCGCTGGGGCATTCCGTTGTCGTGATTTGAATGTATGGCAGTTTGGTTTAACTAAAAAAGGAGCTGAATTACCTGTTTCTGTTCGTGCTGCTTAATTTAGTTGAATAGGTAAGTTAGTTTAACCATCGTAAAATCAGTTACATAAGTAAAATAAAAAGCTCACCGTTACAATAAGATAACGGTGAGCTTTTTGCTATGCGGTTTTAGCTGGCTGATTATCAACAGCCACTTTCTTCTCTGACGATGATTTTTTTTCTTGTGGCAGAATAGGCTCAATATCAACGATTTTTGAACGGCTCATAATGATCTTCCAACGTTGAATACGTACCGTTTTATCTTCATCAGTTTCTTTAGTGATGAGGTTAAATAGATGGCGCTTTTCAACCGACTCTTTTGTCACTTGACCATCATTTAATTGATATAAACGTTGTG
The sequence above is a segment of the Photobacterium leiognathi genome. Coding sequences within it:
- a CDS encoding PKD domain-containing protein translates to MLLLSTSLALFGCGGGDGDESAPQAKAADDIYTYANKSVVISSYHLDPNGDIVDVAWQQSPSDNTAVELKKVNSSAIFTVPDIKNDEVFNFTVTVTDNDGETASDSISVYAKPAEKSLSLAFVGLGDIKKVTNQKTVTLTGNVVSDHEIKQILVTNGATSLSTNAEIDEMWSATIDLVKGKNEITVMALTADEAQVEIVSTINYHPAMDFTTPLTLSQSSFVLNEGVATVYAQIGTSNDKDPQITLLGAGVSLDESADGIDDDGIYAGSFTFNPTKEGKFCYQAHVSDSEDNKYTSEPACIWVSEKYTSEQVTKSVDIADSVESWLDAQLAQGKDIHASAKKVVEQLNVHKDVGAAGYTYEGGIWWVNEDGILGLHNPLVEDSKSASRSGVVAPAPVVKASFETRYYDDVINNQPSAYSSVSEPNRIQSSKAVIISPYINNPDVSEFSNFFNTDDYYGVWKTIKDSQSCKLSPDSEFVNNETVGVSLDSFKDFSTFGYIHFSTHGNNYFNGLFKIWDEKWGPSDFLKGYLSVSGLYTGIVLPKNEDGTYNLEGYESDLYMKRLAIGAGGSLIILPSFFEHYLTTMPKSLVVLSACRSVYNNSLANVFLSKGAGAVIGYDDYVLSSYAKNTTNAIIKDMLDNDSTLIQAFDTAVNKHGKSDNSDDEAFLRMRGAKDLKLATGSFENLSFEQGQLNAWAKKGDGRIITNLGGTTPLDGKFVGVVSTGLGYTTELGSIEQSACIDKNVTTLNFDWKFYSEEFLEYCNTGYDDSFTLTLCESGTDNCSRFETSVNKLCENKDALVESDVTFDKGGVYNTQWIKEQLDISALANKRVNLKIEAVDKGDEIYDSAILIDNIVVE
- a CDS encoding beta/gamma crystallin-related protein, producing MKKLLCLSLMIGCVSPAFAAKHYNDEIYVCTLSPFTDTFADAARTEDAARYKVSQRCLKSQSDMFCRAQEANCFTTSLSANNESNNHKSVTLFSRKNQRGQSINISRDMPNFFDTDFNDKMVSFKIPSGWKVRFYEDINYQGKSYTYKGGKDNADGFEHAISSMKILKK
- the cfa gene encoding cyclopropane fatty acyl phospholipid synthase; this encodes MKNDQIFQNILDIADVKINGDRPWDIQIHNEAVFDRVLKDGSLGFGESYMDGLWDCDAIDEMISRVLHAGIEDKLATTTKIQLGLKAGASKLKHLFNPQSVERVTKDVPFHYDLGNDLFEAMLDPRMTYTCAYWKDSDDLKSAQEAKLDLVCRKMGLQPGMRLLDIGCGWGSFMMFAAEKYGVICDGLTLSKEQAALGQARADEKGLLVNFILQDYRLYHPEQPYDRVVSIGMMEHVGPENYEDYFKAAYSFLADDGIFLLHTIGSPKSKSATDPWIDKYIFPNGVIPSMAQIGASAEDYFNIEDVQNIGPDYDKTLVAWNENFEAAWPKLADKYGERFYRMWRYYLLSCAGAFRCRDLNVWQFGLTKKGAELPVSVRAA